The Flavobacteriales bacterium DNA segment GGTCAAGAATCAGGGAGAACCAGGAGGAGGCCCGTTCTGGGTGAATGAAAAGCGCGGGAAAAGTCTTCAGATAGTGGAGTCAGCTCAGATCGATGCCGAGGATAAAAAAGCGATGGACATGCTCCAAAGTGGAACGCATTTCAATCCTGTGGATATTGTCTGTAGCCTGAATGACCTATATGGCATGCGCCAGGATCTACTGCGATTTGTGGATAAGGACTCTGCGTTTGTTACACGCAAGATGATCGAAGGGCAGGAGGCGCTGGTCATCGAATGGCCCGGATTATGGAACGGAGCCATGGCAGATTGGAACACCATTTTCGTAGAAGTTCCTATCAGCACTTTCAATCCCGTCAAGCGGGTGACGGATCTATTGAGGCCCTATCATCAATGATCAAAGTCCGAGTGCGGTTTCGAATGCTCTGATGCGCTCCCCAGCCCGTTTCCAAGCACTATCCAGATTTCCGTTCAGTTCCTCTTTCACACTGAGATAATACTTGATCTTGGGTTCGGTTCCAGAAGGACGGGCAGTCACTTTACTGCCATCTTCCAGTAAGAACTGTATCACATTCGACTTTGGCAATTCGATACGTTCTGATGCCCGGGTGCGCAGATCGTAGCTCATGGAGCGTTGATAGTCTATTAACTGAACTATAGGAGTGCCTGCAAGTTCTGTGGGAGGGTCCGACCTGAAACCTTCCATGATGGACTGAATCTCTTCTGCGCCTGATTTCCCTTTCTTCACTAGTGAGACCAAGGCTTCACGGTAGAGGCCATAGCGAGAGTAGATCTCTGCAAGTAATCCTTGGGCCCTTGTATTCTTGCTTCTGGCCCAGGCAGCCATTTCACAGAGCATGACAGTCGAGATCACCGCATCCTTGTCACGTACATGGTCACCTACCAGATAACCATAACTCTCTTCTCCACCTCCGATGAAAGTCTTCTTGCCCTCGTGCAGGCGAATGAGTTCAGCGATATACTTGAACCCAGTCAAGGTCTCATAGCAAGGGACCCCATGGGCGTCTGCCATGTCCTTCAAAAGATCGGAAGTGACGATTGTTTTGGCAATGAATCCGTTTTGCTTCTTATCCTCGCTCAGATTCTCTAGTAGAAAGTGGATCAATAGCGCTGCTGCTTGATTCCCATTGATCAACTCCAGTTCTCCCTGAGCATTCCGGATCCCTATACCCACCCGGTCGGTATCCGGATCGGTACCGATAATGAAATCGCTCCCAAGTTCTTCTCCTTTTTCCAAAGCGAACTTCATGGCCGACCGCTCCTCGGGATTGGGAGAGTCCACTGTGGGGAAATCTCCGTTCGGTTCAGCTTGTGAGTCCAGGATATCCACATTATGGAACCCGGCCCTCTTCAGGGCTTCTGGAATCATGGTGATACCGGTCCCGTGGAGAGAGGTATAGAGTAATTTCAGTCCGGCTTTATGGGTATCATCTTTCGGCAGAAGAAGCAGCTCCTCCAAATGTCGATAGTAGGATTCCTCAACCTTATCGGGAATCGGATGGATGAGGGCTTCATTCACCGCGCTCTTCACCTTTGAAGGACTGGTGACTTCTCTAACGCAAGAGATGATCCCTTGGTCGTGAGGCGGCACCAATTGTCCTCCGTCTTCCCAGTACACCTTATAACCATTGTACTCCTTGGGATTATGGCTGGCGGTGATTACGATACCCGCTTGACAAGCGAGGTGCCTGACCGCATAGCTCAATAGAGGAGTGGGACGCAGCTCCTTGCTTAGGTAGACCTCTATGCCATTGGCAGAAAGTACTTCTGCGGCTCTTCGTGCGAATTCCGTGCTCCTATTCCGTGAATCATAGGCGATGGCCACGGAGATTCCCTGATCGAACTGTTTTTTGAGATAGTCGGCCAGACCTTGGGTCGCCATAGAGACGATGTATTGATTCATACGATTGGTCCCTACTCCCATCTCTCCGCGAAGACCACCGGTCCCGAAAGACAGATTCTTGTAGAAGGAGTCTTCTAGTAGCACTGGGTCCTGCGCTTCGAGCATGGCCACTTCATTTCTGGTCTCCGCATCGAATTCAGTGGATTTCCAAAAAGCTATCCGTTCCTGGGTCTCTGTAGTCATTGTGTATAGCTATTGATCGGGCGGCAAATATAGATAGGGCCCTGACTCCTGCTGGAAGGATAGAAAAACAAGAAGACTTCAGAAACCAATTCCGGAGTATGACGTACATAGACCTAGTTGTTCTCTGCTAAAGAGATATAAAGGAATCACACCTTGAACGATGTGCGGAAGATTACAAACGTGAAGAAGGAATTGAAGAGTAGGTTGTAAAGTGTAGATGGTTTAGTTTAAGGTGAAAGAAGGAGGACAGCACGTCCTCCTTCTTCTTTTTTGGAGGAGTAACCTACGAGGTACAAGAGGCGTATAAATCGACAGAGGCTATTGATAATGAGAGTTTGGGTAATCTGGTTTTTCACCTTGATACTTCATTTATTTGGAGCAGTCAGTGATGCAGAAGGGCAGTGTACTGTCATTCAAGATGAGGTGGAGACCTATCTCTATACCCAAGGCGATTTCGGGCAATCATTCCAAGTATGTGCTACAGGCACTCTCAGCCAAATGGATTTCATGGTGCATCACTTCTTAAATGGTTCCATCGATGCGACATTGACCATATTTCAAGGCGAGGGGTATGACGGATCCACACTCTATTCTGCTCCCTTGACATTGACAGATGAATGGGGAAGTATACATTCTCACACGCTATCCGAAGAAGTTTTGTGTATGCTCGGGCAGGTCTACACCTTCCGGATAGAATTCTTTGGTGAGTATGGCCTCATGTGGGCCAAATTCCAAGACACCTATGCCGATGGCCAGGTCTATTGGGATGGCACTCCTTATGAGAATATCGATATAGGATTCAATGCGCATATCCTCTATCCAGAAGAACCTCCTTGTATCACATGGACCGGAGCAGTTGACTCTGACTGGGATGAACCTGCCAACTGGTTGCCTCAGATAGTCCCTGATTCCACGGATTGTGTCTTTGTTCCTGCTAACGATTCGGGGACCTACCCTGCCGTAGATGTCCCTGCTCGTGCAGGTTCTTTGAACATCCATCCTGAGGCAGGATTTCATCTGCAGTCCGAAGGGGAACTGGCAATCTACGGATCACTTCAGTCTGCAAATGACTGCACCTTTGATGGGACGGTCGTATTACACTCTCTGGATGGGAATTCGGAGATAAATGGTTCTCCCACATTCGATCACTTGAAGATCATCGGAGTGTTCTTTACTACAGAACCGATCGAGATCCTCAATGTGCTCGATCTCTCTGAAGGATATCTCGCCAACCTGGGTACAGAACTGATTCTCAATTCAGGCGAGGGTTACTATGGTCATGCCTACATTCCTCAGGATCTCATTGTAGGATCGGTCATCATCAAGAAACATATCGATCATGCGGGAGAGCAGATACTTGGTATTCCCTTTGTTCTGGATGAAGAGGTACTCATCAATGGAGGACAAGGTCTGGAAGACCTGATGCTTTTCGAGCAGGAATTCTGTATGGAGGGGTTCCATAACAACTGGCAACCCCTGGATCAATACGAGCCCAATGGACCGTGTGATGCTCTACGCTCATTCGTGATTCAGGAACACATCGAACTTGCGGGAGCTACGACCAATGAGGAGATGATCGTCCATGGGCAGAACAATGAAGCATTCGATCTCGGAAGGCTACAACTCATCTCCAATCCTTATCCATCGGTGATCGACCTGGATGATATCAGTATCTCACCGGGGGCTAGTCAGGCTACATACAGATGGTTGCCGGAGAAGCAACAGTTCGGTAGCCGGAATGGAGGGTGGTCTACCCATGATATGGGGGATATGGTACTTCCCTCAGACGCCTTTATCGTACAACTGGCAGAAGCACATCATCTGAAATTCATATACTCGGAAATCGTGCCTGCACCTTGGGATCTCATGCAGCCAGAACAGTCAACAGTCTCAGCCGAGCACCAGATAAAACTCAGCGTCACCGCCCCAGGAGGCTCTGATGAGACCATTCTGAGATTCACTGGAGCCTCGACACTGGACTTCGACCCCAGCTTGGATGCACTGAAGATCCCAAGTCTCAATGAATTCACTCCGGCCCTCGGGTCGGCCAGTGCCTCAGGAGAGGTGCTATCTATCAACGCGCTACCTCATCCTCCGGTAGGAGCTTCGGTACCGCTATATTTCTCATCGGACCTGGAAGGAGAGATCGGTTTCGACCCGGTGCTCATCGATGTGGGACAGGTCTACGATCAGATATTCCTTTATGATGCTCTCAATGAGACCTTCCATGACCTCATGACCGAAGGCTTGTACCATACGGTCTATGACCCAAATGATGGAGAGGATCGATTTCTGCTCATTTTCGGGATAGACGATACGCCTTGGTATCACCCCGATTCAGAGCAAATATCTGATGGAGGGGACATGGAAGAAGGACCTCCAGCGGAAGAACTCGGACCTACCGATGGATCTCAGACTACCGCTGATTGGAATATCGGAGCCGTATTGGATGAACTCATCATCAGACCTACACCCAATAGTGAAGGAGAGGGGCGCATCCAAGTGACCATCCATTCACTCAGAGGACGATTGGTCTTCGATCGGCAGGTCGATCTGGATTCCTCCGGTTGGAAATATCGCTTGCAACTCAGCCCGGGCATGTACAGCATCTCCATCCGTCAGGGCGATAAGCTGCATTCGGAGAAGATCTGGCTTGACCGTTCTTAAGCGGATACTTTGTATTCCACCATCGCATAATAACTTTGACACCTGGGAGAACGCGTGAAGTGTTCGTTCCCAATCGGTCTCATAGTTCAACGGATAGAATAGGAGTTTCCTAAACTCTAGATCCAGGTTCGATTCCTGGTGAGACCACTCTGTTTTTCCTCTGCCGTTTCCGGTAGTGCATTGTGGGCAGGACTGCCTACTTGACCGGTCTGAGGTTCTTACACGCTTTTCTGTTGAAAACACGAGGCACGCGATAATTGTCATATCCCGCGTTGA contains these protein-coding regions:
- a CDS encoding DUF4301 family protein, whose translation is VKNQGEPGGGPFWVNEKRGKSLQIVESAQIDAEDKKAMDMLQSGTHFNPVDIVCSLNDLYGMRQDLLRFVDKDSAFVTRKMIEGQEALVIEWPGLWNGAMADWNTIFVEVPISTFNPVKRVTDLLRPYHQ
- a CDS encoding T9SS type A sorting domain-containing protein translates to MRVWVIWFFTLILHLFGAVSDAEGQCTVIQDEVETYLYTQGDFGQSFQVCATGTLSQMDFMVHHFLNGSIDATLTIFQGEGYDGSTLYSAPLTLTDEWGSIHSHTLSEEVLCMLGQVYTFRIEFFGEYGLMWAKFQDTYADGQVYWDGTPYENIDIGFNAHILYPEEPPCITWTGAVDSDWDEPANWLPQIVPDSTDCVFVPANDSGTYPAVDVPARAGSLNIHPEAGFHLQSEGELAIYGSLQSANDCTFDGTVVLHSLDGNSEINGSPTFDHLKIIGVFFTTEPIEILNVLDLSEGYLANLGTELILNSGEGYYGHAYIPQDLIVGSVIIKKHIDHAGEQILGIPFVLDEEVLINGGQGLEDLMLFEQEFCMEGFHNNWQPLDQYEPNGPCDALRSFVIQEHIELAGATTNEEMIVHGQNNEAFDLGRLQLISNPYPSVIDLDDISISPGASQATYRWLPEKQQFGSRNGGWSTHDMGDMVLPSDAFIVQLAEAHHLKFIYSEIVPAPWDLMQPEQSTVSAEHQIKLSVTAPGGSDETILRFTGASTLDFDPSLDALKIPSLNEFTPALGSASASGEVLSINALPHPPVGASVPLYFSSDLEGEIGFDPVLIDVGQVYDQIFLYDALNETFHDLMTEGLYHTVYDPNDGEDRFLLIFGIDDTPWYHPDSEQISDGGDMEEGPPAEELGPTDGSQTTADWNIGAVLDELIIRPTPNSEGEGRIQVTIHSLRGRLVFDRQVDLDSSGWKYRLQLSPGMYSISIRQGDKLHSEKIWLDRS
- a CDS encoding phospho-sugar mutase, whose product is MTTETQERIAFWKSTEFDAETRNEVAMLEAQDPVLLEDSFYKNLSFGTGGLRGEMGVGTNRMNQYIVSMATQGLADYLKKQFDQGISVAIAYDSRNRSTEFARRAAEVLSANGIEVYLSKELRPTPLLSYAVRHLACQAGIVITASHNPKEYNGYKVYWEDGGQLVPPHDQGIISCVREVTSPSKVKSAVNEALIHPIPDKVEESYYRHLEELLLLPKDDTHKAGLKLLYTSLHGTGITMIPEALKRAGFHNVDILDSQAEPNGDFPTVDSPNPEERSAMKFALEKGEELGSDFIIGTDPDTDRVGIGIRNAQGELELINGNQAAALLIHFLLENLSEDKKQNGFIAKTIVTSDLLKDMADAHGVPCYETLTGFKYIAELIRLHEGKKTFIGGGEESYGYLVGDHVRDKDAVISTVMLCEMAAWARSKNTRAQGLLAEIYSRYGLYREALVSLVKKGKSGAEEIQSIMEGFRSDPPTELAGTPIVQLIDYQRSMSYDLRTRASERIELPKSNVIQFLLEDGSKVTARPSGTEPKIKYYLSVKEELNGNLDSAWKRAGERIRAFETALGL